In Ptychodera flava strain L36383 chromosome 17, AS_Pfla_20210202, whole genome shotgun sequence, one genomic interval encodes:
- the LOC139115161 gene encoding ankyrin repeat and SOCS box protein 18-like isoform X1 — MALKLGDSAKHPSTSTMKTVVKACVYDDYEVLDTLLRDGSIHVNVHILFDNVQKLEKYFQYNLGDKLKKVTPIQIAAKLGSPKCMRVLLQHGANLDIAMPYFSPLAIVCRSLPKSPEYMGRFEECIMMLVEAGSDLTHLQSCASPVTGYGSLLHLLVNNKMSVGLMQTVVRHGVDINVTDSRGQTPLHYVMFLSEPIEVFVRALLGLGADPNMQDDVGCSPMLYCASHQDNPQLLQLLYDAGGDPNITDHYGQNALHLACKHLKLESTNFLVERVSDINARTYSFNTAANFLLMKVAENYWSMVDKNMEVALCIQKVLNYGGIITRSVVEDQAVRYLQKYNRNHRESYPLEILGMVVNTHARIGVVHLKEELSMVVRPLPSRLNGFFRQLCATEKIPRRLQHLCRCAIRGFLGSRCHLTFSHTILPRKLQSYLVLEPSTDIT; from the coding sequence atgGCTCTCAAGTTAGGCGACTCTGCAAAACACCCGTCCACGTCGACAATGAAGACCGTGGTGAAAGCCTGCGTTTACGACGACTATGAAGTTCTGGACACGTTGCTTCGTGATGGCAGCATCCACGTCAACGTACACATTCTCTTTGACAACGTACAGAAGCTGGAGAAGTACTTCCAGTATAATCTTGGAGACAAGCTTAAGAAGGTAACTCCCATTCAGATAGCGGCCAAACTTGGCAGTCCGAAGTGCATGCGGGTGTTGCTCCAGCACGGCGCCAATTTAGACATCGCTATGCCGTACTTCTCTCCGCTGGCGATCGTCTGCCGATCACTGCCGAAAAGCCCGGAGTACATGGGTCGGTTCGAAGAGTGCATCATGATGCTAGTGGAAGCGGGATCCGACCTGACGCACTTGCAGTCGTGCGCTTCCCCAGTCACGGGGTACGGGTCGCTCCTGCATCTGCTTGTGAACAACAAGATGAGCGTCGGGCTGATGCAGACAGTCGTCCGCCACGGAGTCGACATTAACGTCACCGACTCTCGGGGACAGACCCCGCTGCACTATGTGATGTTTCTTTCCGAGCCAATCGAAGTTTTTGTCCGGGCTCTGCTCGGCCTTGGCGCCGATCCCAACATGCAGGACGACGTCGGATGCAGCCCGATGCTGTACTGCGCATCCCATCAGGACAACCCGCAACTTTTGCAGCTACTGTACGACGCTGGGGGCGATCCGAACATCACCGATCACTACGGCCAGAACGCTCTCCACTTGGCTTGCAAACATCTGAAACTAGAAAGTACCAACTTTCTGGTGGAGCGGGTGTCCGACATCAATGCCAGGACATACAGTTTCAACACGGCGGCGAATTTTCTCCTCATGAAGGTGGCCGAGAATTACTGGAGCATGGTGGACAAGAACATGGAGGTCGCGCTTTGCATCCAGAAAGTTCTCAACTACGGCGGGATCATAACTCGGTCAGTCGTTGAAGACCAAGCCGTGCGCTATTTGCAGAAATACAACCGCAACCATCGTGAGAGTTACCCACTGGAAATTCTCGGCATGGTCGTCAACACTCACGCCCGCATCGGGGTGGTTCATCTGAAAGAGGAATTGTCGATGGTGGTCCGTCCTTTGCCCTCCAGGCTCAATGGCTTCTTCCGCCAGCTGTGCGCGACCGAGAAGATCCCGCGCCGCCTCCAGCACCTTTGTCGGTGTGCCATACGCGGTTTCCTTGGAAGTAGGTGCCATCTGACCTTCTCTCACACAATTCTGCCGAGGAAGCTCCAATCATATTTGGTGTTAGAACCGTCAACTGACATCACCTAA
- the LOC139115161 gene encoding carbohydrate sulfotransferase 11-like isoform X2, translating into MRILSMRIHRRRLFVCLLLMTSLALLLFLTTIQDATYQQHQDEPRDIRVWDDYDERTKLQPFGADYKNSPTQLPHSDLKNMTGLARPVKDDGADEPSPTILKWTHLTDNPQNLDANRSRGTEKSREEKFLQRRAQIDKTCRSRGTKAVNGFFYRQALVSDEYKVIFCPVAKAANSNWRRIFLYLNDIIEDPMSLHENVYKYRYRTLSFYNERGRAERLHSYTKFMFARNPFSRFLSAYRDKFEKKQSSKLAGFGIYDKRIKKIAGSDNITSPDRPTFEEFVKYRIQAKYASNEHWALMGRLCSPCSVNYNYIGTFETLNEDADFILKKIGVGGHIKFPNYVPHKTNSSQADLLHKYYSKISKKDMKLLYNTYRYDFEMFGYSKPEFM; encoded by the exons ATGAGAATACTGTCCATGAGGATCCACCGTCGtcgtctgtttgtttgtttgttgttaatGACATCATTAGCGCTGTTACTATTCCTCACTACCATACAAG ATGCAACGTATCAACAGCACCAAGATGAACCTAGAGACATCAGAGTCTGGGACGATTACGATGAAAGAACTAAACTACAGCCGTTTGGTGCCGACTATAAAAACTCACCTACACAACTTCCTCAcagtgat TTGAAGAATATGACGGGATTAGCAAGGCCAGTAAAAGACGATGGAGCTGATGAACCGAGCCCTACTATCTTGAAATGGACACATCTTACAGATAACCCTCAGAATCTCGATGCCAACCGAAGTAGAGGCACCGAGAAATCGCGAGAAGAGAAGTTTTTACAAAGAAGAGCTCAAATTGATAAGACTTGCCGGTCACGCGGTACGAAAGCTGTTAATGGGTTTTTCTATCGTCAGGCACTCGTTAGTGACGAGTACAAAGTTATATTTTGTCCAGTGGCCAAAGCTGCAAACTCAAATTGGCGCCGAATTTTTTTGTACTTGAATGATATAATAGAAGATCCCATGTCACTGCACGAAAACGTGTATAAATACCGATACAGGACGCTTTCTTTCTACAACGAACGAGGGCGCGCTGAAAGGTTGCACTCGTATACAAAGTTCATGTTCGCTAGAAACCCGTTCTCCAGGTTTCTGTCTGCATACAGGGACAAGTTTGAGAAGAAACAAAGTTCAAAGCTAGCTGGATTCGGTATTTATGACAAACGGATCAAGAAAATCGCTGGATCAGACAATATCACGTCTCCTGATAGGCCTACATTCGAGGAGTTTGTGAAATACAGGATCCAGGCAAAGTATGCAAGCAACGAGCATTGGGCTTTGATGGGACGTCTCTGTTCACCATGTTCGGTAAATTATAATTACATTGGTACATTCGAAACCTTGAACGAGGACGCTGATTTCATTTTGAAGAAGATAGGGGTGGGTGGTCACATTAAATTTCCGAATTATGTACCTCATAAAACAAACAGCTCTCAAGCAGATCTGCTTCACAAATACTACAGTAAAATATCGAAGAAAGACATGAAACTATTGTACAATACATACAGATACGACTTTGAAATGTTTGGATACAGTAAGCCAGAATTTATGTAG
- the LOC139115161 gene encoding carbohydrate sulfotransferase 11-like isoform X3, with protein sequence MRIHRRRLFVCLLLMTSLALLLFLTTIQDATYQQHQDEPRDIRVWDDYDERTKLQPFGADYKNSPTQLPHSDLKNMTGLARPVKDDGADEPSPTILKWTHLTDNPQNLDANRSRGTEKSREEKFLQRRAQIDKTCRSRGTKAVNGFFYRQALVSDEYKVIFCPVAKAANSNWRRIFLYLNDIIEDPMSLHENVYKYRYRTLSFYNERGRAERLHSYTKFMFARNPFSRFLSAYRDKFEKKQSSKLAGFGIYDKRIKKIAGSDNITSPDRPTFEEFVKYRIQAKYASNEHWALMGRLCSPCSVNYNYIGTFETLNEDADFILKKIGVGGHIKFPNYVPHKTNSSQADLLHKYYSKISKKDMKLLYNTYRYDFEMFGYSKPEFM encoded by the exons ATGAGGATCCACCGTCGtcgtctgtttgtttgtttgttgttaatGACATCATTAGCGCTGTTACTATTCCTCACTACCATACAAG ATGCAACGTATCAACAGCACCAAGATGAACCTAGAGACATCAGAGTCTGGGACGATTACGATGAAAGAACTAAACTACAGCCGTTTGGTGCCGACTATAAAAACTCACCTACACAACTTCCTCAcagtgat TTGAAGAATATGACGGGATTAGCAAGGCCAGTAAAAGACGATGGAGCTGATGAACCGAGCCCTACTATCTTGAAATGGACACATCTTACAGATAACCCTCAGAATCTCGATGCCAACCGAAGTAGAGGCACCGAGAAATCGCGAGAAGAGAAGTTTTTACAAAGAAGAGCTCAAATTGATAAGACTTGCCGGTCACGCGGTACGAAAGCTGTTAATGGGTTTTTCTATCGTCAGGCACTCGTTAGTGACGAGTACAAAGTTATATTTTGTCCAGTGGCCAAAGCTGCAAACTCAAATTGGCGCCGAATTTTTTTGTACTTGAATGATATAATAGAAGATCCCATGTCACTGCACGAAAACGTGTATAAATACCGATACAGGACGCTTTCTTTCTACAACGAACGAGGGCGCGCTGAAAGGTTGCACTCGTATACAAAGTTCATGTTCGCTAGAAACCCGTTCTCCAGGTTTCTGTCTGCATACAGGGACAAGTTTGAGAAGAAACAAAGTTCAAAGCTAGCTGGATTCGGTATTTATGACAAACGGATCAAGAAAATCGCTGGATCAGACAATATCACGTCTCCTGATAGGCCTACATTCGAGGAGTTTGTGAAATACAGGATCCAGGCAAAGTATGCAAGCAACGAGCATTGGGCTTTGATGGGACGTCTCTGTTCACCATGTTCGGTAAATTATAATTACATTGGTACATTCGAAACCTTGAACGAGGACGCTGATTTCATTTTGAAGAAGATAGGGGTGGGTGGTCACATTAAATTTCCGAATTATGTACCTCATAAAACAAACAGCTCTCAAGCAGATCTGCTTCACAAATACTACAGTAAAATATCGAAGAAAGACATGAAACTATTGTACAATACATACAGATACGACTTTGAAATGTTTGGATACAGTAAGCCAGAATTTATGTAG
- the LOC139115163 gene encoding neuropilin-1a-like, with amino-acid sequence MVFFPSLVFVLLLQHGPTNIMAAPTCDVTLTQATGEIESPNYPGRYGNNLDCTTDIIVEERHIIVIYFDFFEIEPPETKENNTLVCYDKLTIVDVIANTSREYCGIHDPFNYTSTGNHVQLLLHTDAMVNRNGYHAIYKSVFTPTTAPPTEGSQNRTTGMHATTGRPNATVTPAGSDSGLLTQAERWMNKPWLLVLLGVTMTTVVFSLGIFIFCFCFARRSGDKDTIRLVGHYRSTSNDSPQ; translated from the exons ATGGTTTTCTTTCCCTCGCTCGTATTTGTACTGTTACTTCAACATGGACCAACGAATATTATGGCAG CCCCAACGTGTGACGTCACACTTACCCAAGCTACGGGAGAGATCGAGTCTCCGAATTACCCTGGTCGCTATGGCAATAATTTGGACTGCACCACTGACATAATTGTAGAAGAACGGCAtataattgtaatatacttcgaTTTTTTCGAGATTGAACCACCAGAAACTAAGGAGAACAACACCCTGGTGTGCTATGACAAATTAACG ATAGTTGACGTTATTGCCAATACGTCGCGGGAGTATTGTGGGATTCACGATCCTTTCAACTACACGTCAACTGGTAACCACGTTCAGCTGTTGCTGCACACAGATGCGATGGTCAACAGGAATGGATACCACGCCATTTATAAAAGTGTCT TTACACCTACAACAGCGCCACCAACCGAAGGATCACAGAACAGGACTACTGGTATGCATGCGACAACAGGTCGGCCAAATGCGACTGTTACACCGGCTGGCTCAGACTCTGGCCTTTTGACACAGGCGGAAAGATGGATGAACAAACCTTGGCTTTTAGTATTGCTCGGTGTGACAATGACAACAGTTGTCTTCTCCCTCGGAATATTTATATTCTGCTTCTGTTTCGCTCGCAGAAGCGGGGACAAGGATACAATCAG ATTGGTCGGACATTACAGATCCACTTCGAACGACTCACCGCAGtga